Genomic segment of Truepera radiovictrix DSM 17093:
GGGCGTCGGGGCCGGTGCGCCGCATCGCCAGCAAGTACCCGCGCGTGGCGCGGCGCTACGTGCAGAGCCGCAGCCTCAGCGCCGAAGTGGTCAAGCTCGCGGGCAACGTCGAGCTGGCCTGCTTGACCGGGCTGGCGGACGCCGTGGTCGACATCGTCGAAACCGGCAGCACGCTGCGCGCCAACCACTTAGAAGAGCTCGACGTCTTGCTCTACTCGTCGGCGCGCTTCGTCGTCAACCGCGCGGCGCTAAAACTCAAAGGGGAGCTCCTGCGACCGCTGATCGCGGCGCTGCGGGGCGCAGGCGAACCTTGAGGTAACCTGGGGATAGAACGAGACTAGGCTAAAGGGGGGAAAATAGAGAGCGCGCCGGGGATGCCCGGCGCGCTCTGCAACGTTTTTACAGCGTTGGTGACAGGTCGCCTACACGACCCACGCCCGAACCGAGCGCTTAGTTGCCGTCGTTCCCCTCTTCCATGTCCATCATGTCCATGCCGAGGTCGCCGCCGGTCATGAGGCCGCGGTCGAG
This window contains:
- the hisG gene encoding ATP phosphoribosyltransferase — its product is MTAQKLTLALPKGRVMQESVARLRAAGLELELPAAGRALRYDAGDAVIIEMRNTDVPTYVDLGVADAGVVGKDVLLEANRDVYEPVDLGFARCRLSLIRPRGASGPVRRIASKYPRVARRYVQSRSLSAEVVKLAGNVELACLTGLADAVVDIVETGSTLRANHLEELDVLLYSSARFVVNRAALKLKGELLRPLIAALRGAGEP